The Candidatus Binataceae bacterium genome contains a region encoding:
- a CDS encoding cupredoxin domain-containing protein, producing the protein MLSRTFVSAAFVSAMFFLPAALALGAAAANADSSVIEVRFENHHFSPANLQVPAGQALTIKVVNASNETIEFESFRLNREKAVQPGEAIAVRLPALGPGSYDFYDDFHQDVPQGSIVAK; encoded by the coding sequence GTGTTGTCCCGCACTTTCGTGTCCGCCGCTTTCGTCTCTGCCATGTTCTTCCTGCCCGCCGCCCTTGCGCTCGGTGCCGCCGCCGCCAATGCCGACAGCAGCGTTATCGAGGTGCGCTTCGAGAATCATCATTTCTCGCCCGCCAATCTTCAGGTGCCCGCCGGGCAGGCCCTGACGATCAAGGTCGTGAACGCGAGCAACGAGACGATCGAATTCGAGAGCTTCCGGCTGAACCGCGAAAAAGCCGTCCAACCCGGCGAGGCGATCGCCGTCCGTCTGCCCGCGCTCGGCCCCGGCAGCTACGATTTCTACGACGATTTCCATCAGGACGTTCCGCAGGGAAGCATCGTCGCCAAGTGA
- the gstA gene encoding glutathione transferase GstA, translated as MKLYFSPGACSLSPHIVLREAGIEAGLEQVDLKTKKTKSGADFGTVNPKGQVPTLVLDNGQTLTEGPAIVQCLADLKPQSGLAPQNGTFERYRLQEWLNFITAEIHKPFGALFSGATPEDYKPIARDALTARFAYVDRLLASGGPYLMGANFTVADAYLFVMTLWANFVKLDLSQFARVKAYAERIAARPKVHEALKEEGLAK; from the coding sequence TGGGATCGAGGCCGGTCTGGAGCAGGTCGATCTCAAGACCAAGAAGACCAAGAGCGGCGCCGACTTTGGCACAGTGAACCCGAAGGGCCAGGTGCCGACGCTGGTGCTGGACAATGGGCAGACGCTGACCGAGGGGCCGGCGATCGTGCAGTGCCTCGCCGATCTGAAGCCGCAATCGGGGCTGGCTCCGCAAAACGGCACCTTCGAGCGCTATCGGCTGCAGGAGTGGCTGAACTTCATCACGGCCGAGATCCACAAGCCCTTCGGCGCGCTCTTTAGCGGGGCGACGCCTGAGGACTACAAGCCGATCGCGCGCGACGCGCTGACTGCCCGCTTCGCCTACGTCGACCGCCTTCTGGCGAGCGGTGGTCCCTACCTTATGGGCGCGAACTTCACGGTCGCCGACGCGTACCTGTTCGTGATGACGCTCTGGGCGAATTTCGTGAAGCTCGATCTGAGCCAATTTGCGCGGGTCAAGGCCTACGCCGAGCGGATTGCGGCGCGGCCCAAGGTTCACGAAGCGTTGAAGGAAGAAGGGCTCGCGAAATAA
- a CDS encoding PqqD family protein — MSIETIKIELNSVVMAVADQVSCDLEGEAAVLNLKTGVYYGLDEVGASVWRMLDGPRRVDELVDALLGEYEVDREECQRDVIALLGELAVRGLVEINNAVEG; from the coding sequence TTGTCCATCGAAACGATCAAAATCGAGCTGAATTCGGTAGTGATGGCGGTCGCCGACCAGGTTTCCTGCGACCTCGAGGGCGAGGCCGCGGTGCTAAATCTCAAGACCGGCGTTTATTACGGGCTAGATGAAGTCGGCGCTTCGGTCTGGCGGATGCTCGACGGGCCGCGGCGCGTGGATGAATTGGTCGACGCCCTGCTGGGCGAATACGAAGTTGATCGCGAAGAGTGCCAGCGCGACGTGATCGCGCTGCTCGGCGAACTCGCGGTGCGCGGCCTGGTCGAGATTAACAACGCGGTCGAGGGTTAG
- a CDS encoding heme-binding domain-containing protein produces the protein MTGRGACLLALGFCALAAQLITVGRTNPPASSGSPLAAPEQIETLLTRACYDCHSNRTRWPWYSRIAPMSWLVARDVALGRKELNFSEWGSYYPQTRTRKLQWMGRVLRERSMPPWSYRLMHPAARLGTEDRAMLERWIESGISANAPHISD, from the coding sequence GTGACGGGCCGCGGGGCGTGTCTGCTGGCGCTCGGATTTTGCGCGCTCGCCGCTCAACTGATCACGGTCGGCCGCACAAATCCGCCGGCCTCTTCGGGGTCGCCGCTTGCCGCGCCGGAGCAAATCGAGACGCTTCTGACCCGCGCCTGCTACGACTGCCATTCCAACCGGACGCGATGGCCGTGGTACAGCCGGATCGCTCCTATGTCATGGCTGGTCGCGCGCGACGTCGCCCTGGGACGGAAAGAACTCAACTTCTCCGAGTGGGGTTCCTATTACCCGCAGACGCGGACGCGGAAGCTTCAATGGATGGGCCGGGTGTTGCGCGAACGCTCGATGCCGCCGTGGAGCTACCGCCTGATGCATCCGGCCGCGCGGCTCGGCACCGAAGACCGCGCGATGCTCGAGCGATGGATCGAATCCGGGATTTCCGCGAACGCGCCGCACATCTCCGATTGA
- a CDS encoding DNA-3-methyladenine glycosylase I produces MTYCDIAPSHPFHGPYHDREYGFPTRDETRLFERLVLEINQAGLSWLTVLRKREAFSKAFDGFDVDRVAAYGRRERARLLADPGIVRNRLKIDAAIENARRIAGLRESHGGFARWLRANHPLEKAEWVKLFKRTFVFTGGEITGEFLLSTGYLPGAHAEDCPIYAKIARLNPPWMGRR; encoded by the coding sequence ATGACCTACTGCGATATCGCGCCTAGCCATCCGTTTCACGGTCCCTATCACGATCGCGAGTACGGCTTTCCCACGCGCGACGAAACCAGGCTGTTCGAGCGCCTGGTGCTCGAGATAAACCAGGCCGGGCTTTCGTGGTTGACCGTGCTGCGCAAACGCGAAGCGTTCTCCAAGGCCTTCGACGGCTTCGACGTCGACCGCGTGGCCGCGTACGGACGACGCGAGCGAGCGCGCCTGTTGGCCGACCCCGGAATCGTACGGAACCGGCTCAAGATCGACGCCGCGATCGAAAACGCGCGGCGAATCGCCGGGCTGCGCGAGAGCCATGGCGGGTTCGCGCGCTGGCTTAGGGCAAACCATCCGCTTGAGAAAGCCGAGTGGGTCAAACTGTTCAAGCGAACCTTTGTTTTCACGGGCGGCGAGATAACCGGCGAATTCCTGTTGAGCACGGGCTACCTGCCAGGCGCGCATGCCGAGGACTGCCCGATTTACGCAAAGATAGCGCGGTTGAATCCCCCTTGGATGGGTAGGAGATAG
- a CDS encoding M20 family metallopeptidase: MTTYLYEVLERLVAFDTVSSNSDAPAMEFLAERLEAHGFKVHLHRIEIAGTPQLNLVAWAGPPRPDGLAISGHLDTVPYAGQPGWNRDPLKLGADAERVWGRGTSDMKGFLAECVAAAATLDVRALKRPLVFIFTSNEEVGCFGAKSLSGALDSILGETPAPKLVWIGEPTSWQVQHAHKSIVLFDVTVRGMGGHSGAPGQGVNAIAVAGRALEAIGHLQAERRTPNARFIGTFPDAPHDVLNVGTIAGGIAPNIIAEQCRFAITYRALPDADPLELYGEIERRLAALDPHDYASRNHRAAIEVGSPMVVPPLLAPRGTVLERALLEVTGTREVGGALFGTDGGWFARAGMIPLICGPGDFAQAHKPNENIRRAALESGTEKILEVVERLLQ, from the coding sequence ATGACTACATATCTTTACGAAGTGCTTGAACGCCTGGTGGCCTTCGACACCGTGAGCTCCAACAGCGACGCGCCCGCGATGGAGTTCCTCGCCGAACGGCTCGAAGCGCACGGCTTCAAGGTCCATCTCCATCGCATCGAGATCGCCGGCACGCCGCAGCTCAACCTAGTCGCATGGGCTGGGCCGCCGCGCCCCGACGGCCTCGCCATCTCGGGCCATCTCGACACGGTTCCCTACGCGGGGCAGCCCGGATGGAATCGCGATCCGCTGAAGCTCGGCGCCGACGCCGAGCGCGTGTGGGGCCGCGGTACCAGCGACATGAAAGGCTTTCTAGCCGAGTGCGTTGCCGCGGCCGCCACGCTCGACGTCCGCGCGCTCAAACGTCCGCTGGTCTTCATCTTTACCAGCAACGAGGAGGTCGGATGCTTTGGCGCGAAGAGCTTGAGCGGCGCGCTCGATTCGATCCTGGGCGAAACTCCGGCGCCGAAGCTGGTATGGATCGGCGAGCCGACCTCATGGCAAGTGCAGCACGCGCACAAGAGCATCGTACTGTTCGACGTGACGGTGCGCGGGATGGGCGGCCATAGCGGCGCGCCCGGCCAGGGCGTCAACGCGATAGCCGTGGCGGGGCGCGCGCTGGAGGCGATCGGCCATCTGCAGGCCGAGCGGCGCACGCCCAACGCTCGCTTCATCGGGACCTTTCCCGACGCGCCGCATGACGTGCTCAACGTCGGGACGATCGCGGGCGGTATCGCGCCCAACATCATCGCCGAACAGTGCCGCTTCGCGATCACTTACCGCGCGCTGCCCGACGCCGACCCGCTCGAGCTCTACGGCGAAATTGAGCGGCGGCTCGCCGCGCTCGATCCGCACGATTACGCCTCGCGCAATCATCGCGCGGCGATCGAGGTCGGCTCGCCGATGGTGGTGCCGCCGCTGCTCGCGCCGCGCGGCACGGTGCTCGAGCGCGCGCTGCTCGAGGTAACGGGCACGCGCGAGGTCGGCGGGGCGCTGTTCGGGACCGACGGCGGATGGTTCGCGCGGGCCGGGATGATTCCGCTCATCTGCGGCCCGGGAGATTTCGCGCAGGCGCACAAGCCCAATGAGAATATCCGCCGCGCAGCGCTGGAGAGCGGCACGGAGAAGATTCTCGAAGTCGTCGAGCGGCTGCTTCAATAG
- a CDS encoding MBL fold metallo-hydrolase: protein METIAADIRTWHWFSTPHGYDFNGLLVPHPTGNVCIDPVEPAAADLEEIIRACPARILLTNRNHVRAANLIRERTGARVAIHPADAGYARSQGAAIDDELRTSERVGPFVVIGVPGKSPGEVALHWPERRILVVGDAVIGNPPGRCGLLREQVMDDPARLRESVRALLAIDFDTLLVGDGVSVMNGAKERLGELVATFG from the coding sequence ATGGAAACGATTGCGGCGGATATTCGCACCTGGCACTGGTTCTCCACTCCGCATGGCTACGATTTCAACGGCCTGCTCGTACCTCATCCCACGGGCAACGTCTGCATCGACCCGGTCGAACCCGCAGCCGCCGACCTCGAGGAGATCATTCGCGCCTGCCCGGCGCGCATCCTGCTTACGAACCGCAATCACGTGCGGGCGGCCAACCTCATCCGTGAGCGCACCGGCGCGCGAGTCGCGATCCATCCCGCCGACGCCGGTTACGCGCGGAGCCAGGGCGCCGCGATCGATGACGAGTTGCGCACGAGCGAGCGCGTCGGTCCGTTCGTCGTTATCGGCGTGCCCGGCAAGTCGCCCGGCGAGGTCGCGCTGCACTGGCCCGAGCGCAGGATCCTTGTCGTGGGCGATGCCGTGATTGGCAATCCGCCGGGCCGATGCGGTCTGCTGCGCGAGCAGGTGATGGACGATCCGGCGCGTTTGCGCGAGAGCGTGCGGGCGCTTCTTGCGATCGACTTCGATACGCTGCTGGTGGGCGACGGCGTGTCCGTCATGAACGGGGCGAAGGAGCGGCTCGGCGAACTGGTCGCGACTTTCGGGTAG
- a CDS encoding ROK family protein yields the protein MEKSRRGSKSSKPSRAARGAGKKPPRTLAVDVGGTGIKTELLDERGRPLTDRARLSTPAGATPRQVIAIIGKLAKGEGGFDRVSVGFPGVTKDGVIYSAPNLGKGWNNFPLERKLRDALGRPVRVANDADVQGLGAVSGRGIELVITLGTGVGSVVFVNGSRLHLELGHHPFHKGKSYEDELGHRMLEKKGKKWWNKRLREAIEDLKIAFNYDRLYLGGGDSKFIRFEPPEGVKIISNEDGLLGGIKLWGDLDAKAAAKAGVKKTAAGASVKNVKKTRRVKHRRKAPAVAAPAPATPQPAAAPEAPA from the coding sequence ATGGAAAAATCCAGGCGAGGGTCCAAATCGAGTAAACCGTCGCGCGCCGCACGCGGCGCGGGCAAGAAACCGCCGCGCACGCTTGCCGTCGATGTCGGCGGCACCGGCATCAAGACCGAACTGCTCGACGAGCGCGGCCGCCCGCTGACCGATCGCGCGCGCCTCTCGACGCCCGCCGGCGCAACTCCGCGCCAGGTGATCGCGATCATCGGCAAGCTGGCCAAGGGAGAGGGCGGTTTCGATCGCGTCTCGGTGGGGTTTCCGGGCGTAACCAAGGACGGCGTCATCTATAGCGCGCCCAACCTGGGCAAAGGATGGAACAATTTCCCGCTCGAGCGGAAGCTGCGCGACGCGCTCGGGCGGCCGGTGCGCGTCGCCAACGACGCCGACGTGCAGGGGCTCGGCGCCGTTTCGGGCCGCGGGATCGAGCTGGTGATCACGCTTGGCACCGGTGTGGGATCGGTGGTTTTCGTTAACGGCAGTCGCCTGCACCTCGAACTCGGGCATCATCCGTTTCACAAGGGCAAATCCTACGAGGATGAGCTGGGCCATCGGATGCTCGAGAAGAAGGGCAAAAAATGGTGGAACAAACGGCTGCGCGAGGCGATCGAGGATCTCAAGATCGCGTTCAACTATGACCGGCTCTATCTCGGCGGCGGCGATTCCAAGTTCATCCGCTTCGAGCCGCCCGAGGGCGTGAAAATCATCAGCAACGAGGATGGGCTGCTCGGCGGAATCAAGCTCTGGGGCGACCTCGACGCCAAGGCGGCCGCCAAAGCGGGCGTCAAGAAGACGGCCGCCGGAGCAAGCGTCAAAAACGTGAAAAAGACGCGCCGGGTAAAGCATCGGCGCAAGGCGCCTGCCGTTGCCGCCCCCGCCCCCGCAACACCTCAACCGGCGGCCGCGCCTGAAGCGCCGGCCTGA
- a CDS encoding LLM class F420-dependent oxidoreductase: MKIGVAAFLTEKSGNSGAIAAAAERAGFESFWLAEHLVMPAAYTTYYPRSPDKVPEFYAHLADPFVALAIAAQATSRIRLGTSVCLLPERNPIETAKAVATLDMYSGGRLMLGVGAGWFPEEAAIMGVDFKRRWRHLRESVEAMRELWSKPEASYAGEIISFPPVRLYPKPVQKPHPPIFLGAHDPGPALKRVARWADGWMPGGLSPEMAAQVIPEIKRMAREHGRDPARMEFSVMLGIGAQQTPSTGALKLYAAAGISRVIMLAAEIATRDGVEVVGELAPLVERGAQV, translated from the coding sequence ATGAAAATCGGCGTCGCGGCGTTCCTCACCGAAAAATCCGGCAATTCCGGCGCTATTGCGGCTGCGGCCGAGCGCGCCGGCTTCGAGTCGTTCTGGCTCGCCGAGCACCTGGTGATGCCGGCCGCCTACACGACCTACTACCCGCGCTCGCCCGACAAGGTGCCCGAGTTCTACGCGCATCTGGCCGACCCGTTCGTCGCGCTCGCGATCGCCGCACAGGCGACCTCGCGCATCCGCCTCGGAACGAGCGTCTGCCTGCTGCCCGAGCGCAATCCGATCGAGACCGCCAAGGCCGTTGCGACGCTCGACATGTATTCGGGCGGCCGGCTGATGCTCGGAGTGGGCGCGGGATGGTTTCCCGAAGAGGCGGCGATCATGGGCGTCGATTTCAAACGCCGCTGGCGCCATCTGCGCGAGTCGGTCGAAGCGATGCGCGAGCTGTGGAGCAAGCCGGAAGCAAGCTACGCCGGCGAGATAATCAGCTTCCCGCCGGTCAGGCTTTATCCCAAGCCGGTGCAAAAGCCCCATCCGCCGATCTTCCTTGGCGCGCACGATCCAGGGCCTGCGCTGAAACGGGTCGCGCGATGGGCGGACGGATGGATGCCGGGCGGACTCAGCCCCGAGATGGCCGCACAGGTCATCCCCGAGATCAAAAGGATGGCGCGCGAGCACGGGCGCGACCCCGCGCGGATGGAATTCTCGGTGATGCTCGGTATCGGCGCGCAGCAGACGCCGTCCACCGGGGCCCTCAAGCTCTACGCGGCAGCCGGCATAAGCCGCGTGATAATGCTTGCCGCCGAGATCGCCACGCGCGACGGCGTCGAGGTGGTCGGCGAACTGGCGCCGCTGGTCGAGCGTGGCGCGCAAGTCTGA
- a CDS encoding thioredoxin domain-containing protein — MLKQVKHTATVSTPVRPGGCIFVATALTASITAVAVLVLALAVPARATGAADSGPVLAEVGNHKITQPEVDAKIKIKLYDARKEALDQMVDDYLLQQAAKKDKLSVADYLKREVTDKAAASVTDATAKKFYDENKDKIPALKSAGSYDKIKDRLIAALRQRDVQRDQEELMARLRKEGNAKILLEPPRISVNLSESSHPTLGSKDATVKVIEFADFQCPYCKRSEEAVKTIREKYGDRIELVFMDFPLSFHANAMPAANAARCANAQGKFWPYHDALFADQSKLDPASLKATAKKLGLDSAKFDACFDKNQYSAAIQKDLEEGRRLNVNGTPTFFIDGRELVGAQPADSFTSMIDEELAKNSARGKKTASAD; from the coding sequence GTGCTTAAACAGGTCAAGCATACTGCAACAGTCTCGACGCCGGTGCGTCCCGGCGGCTGCATCTTTGTCGCGACGGCGCTGACAGCCTCCATAACCGCGGTGGCGGTCTTGGTGCTCGCGCTCGCGGTGCCTGCGCGTGCTACGGGTGCGGCGGACTCCGGTCCGGTACTCGCCGAGGTCGGCAATCACAAGATTACCCAGCCCGAAGTCGACGCGAAGATAAAGATTAAGCTTTATGACGCGCGCAAAGAGGCGCTCGACCAGATGGTCGACGACTACCTGCTGCAACAGGCCGCCAAGAAGGACAAGCTCAGCGTCGCGGACTACCTCAAACGGGAGGTTACCGACAAGGCGGCGGCTTCCGTCACCGACGCAACAGCCAAAAAATTCTACGACGAGAACAAGGACAAGATTCCGGCGCTCAAGAGTGCCGGCTCGTACGACAAGATCAAGGATCGGCTGATCGCGGCCCTGCGCCAGCGCGACGTCCAACGGGATCAGGAAGAGCTCATGGCCCGGCTGCGCAAGGAGGGGAACGCGAAGATTTTGCTCGAGCCCCCGCGGATCAGCGTCAACCTGAGCGAATCGAGCCATCCCACGCTCGGGTCCAAGGATGCGACGGTGAAGGTGATCGAGTTCGCCGACTTCCAGTGTCCGTACTGCAAGCGCTCCGAGGAAGCGGTCAAGACGATCCGCGAGAAATACGGCGACCGTATCGAGCTGGTCTTTATGGACTTTCCGCTGAGCTTTCATGCGAATGCGATGCCGGCGGCGAACGCCGCGCGCTGCGCCAATGCGCAGGGCAAGTTCTGGCCGTATCATGACGCGCTGTTTGCGGACCAATCCAAGCTCGATCCTGCCAGCCTGAAAGCGACCGCCAAGAAACTCGGCCTCGATTCGGCCAAGTTCGACGCCTGCTTCGATAAGAACCAGTACAGCGCGGCGATCCAAAAGGACCTGGAAGAGGGCCGCCGGTTGAACGTCAACGGCACGCCGACCTTCTTCATCGACGGGCGCGAACTCGTTGGTGCGCAGCCAGCGGACAGCTTCACCAGCATGATCGACGAGGAGCTGGCCAAAAACAGCGCTCGCGGCAAGAAGACCGCCTCTGCCGACTAG
- a CDS encoding NCS2 family permease: MERKLAAFFGFDAAGTNLRREMLAGVTTFVTMAYIVAVNPAILKAAGIPEGPSMVATVMTAMFGTLLMGLYANRPFAIAPYMGENAFVAYTVVRVLGFRWQAALAVVFIAGVLFTLLTIARVRQWMTDAVPPGLRFSFAAGIGLFLAFIGLNEAGIVTLGVAGAPVRIGALNSAPAMVAAFGFVGIAMLTLWRVPGAILIGILLAAAAAFALGVAPVPARFVSLPPSPAPILLKLDFGAAFGWRFFGVLLTIFVMALVDTLGTLVGVSERAGLLDAEGSLPQIERPMMADALATTFAALAGTTTAGAFIESAAGVSVGGRTGMTAVVTATLFGISLFFAPTVAAIPPQAYGPALVIVGATMLAPIRKIDFDDYTELLPAFAVIALMSFTYNVGVGIAAGFVLYPWFKVAARRGSEVRPGLWMLNILSTMLFAFYPY; this comes from the coding sequence ATGGAGCGAAAGCTCGCCGCGTTTTTCGGCTTCGACGCCGCCGGGACCAATCTGCGCCGCGAGATGCTGGCGGGCGTCACCACCTTCGTCACCATGGCATACATCGTCGCGGTCAACCCGGCGATCCTCAAGGCCGCGGGTATCCCCGAAGGACCGTCGATGGTCGCGACCGTGATGACCGCGATGTTCGGCACGCTGCTGATGGGGCTCTACGCGAACCGGCCGTTCGCGATCGCGCCCTACATGGGCGAAAACGCGTTCGTCGCCTACACGGTGGTGCGCGTGCTGGGCTTCCGATGGCAGGCGGCGCTCGCCGTGGTGTTCATCGCAGGCGTGCTGTTCACCCTGCTGACGATCGCCCGCGTGCGGCAATGGATGACCGACGCGGTACCACCGGGACTGCGCTTCAGCTTCGCGGCCGGCATCGGGCTGTTCCTCGCCTTCATCGGTCTCAACGAGGCAGGCATCGTGACGCTCGGCGTCGCCGGCGCGCCGGTTCGGATCGGCGCGCTGAACTCGGCACCCGCGATGGTGGCGGCGTTCGGTTTTGTCGGTATCGCGATGCTCACGCTGTGGCGCGTGCCTGGAGCGATCCTGATCGGAATCCTGCTCGCCGCGGCCGCCGCCTTCGCGCTCGGAGTGGCCCCGGTGCCCGCGCGATTTGTCAGTCTGCCGCCCAGTCCCGCGCCGATTCTGCTCAAGCTCGACTTCGGCGCGGCGTTCGGCTGGCGCTTCTTCGGTGTGCTGCTGACGATCTTCGTGATGGCGCTAGTGGACACTCTGGGAACGCTGGTCGGCGTCTCCGAACGCGCCGGACTGCTTGACGCCGAAGGCAGTCTACCGCAAATCGAACGGCCGATGATGGCGGACGCGCTGGCGACCACGTTCGCCGCCCTTGCCGGCACGACCACGGCGGGCGCATTTATCGAATCGGCCGCCGGCGTCAGCGTCGGGGGGCGTACCGGGATGACCGCGGTCGTGACGGCGACGCTATTCGGGATATCGCTGTTCTTTGCGCCGACGGTGGCGGCGATTCCGCCGCAGGCCTACGGTCCGGCGCTGGTGATAGTGGGCGCTACGATGCTCGCGCCGATCCGGAAAATCGATTTCGACGACTACACCGAACTGCTGCCGGCGTTCGCGGTAATTGCCCTGATGAGCTTCACCTACAACGTCGGCGTCGGGATCGCCGCCGGCTTCGTCCTCTATCCGTGGTTCAAGGTCGCGGCGCGGCGCGGGAGCGAAGTCCGTCCGGGACTGTGGATGCTGAATATTCTGTCGACGATGCTGTTTGCGTTTTATCCTTACTGA